GGACTTTGTCGCGGACTACGACTTTAACATTGCCTATCATCCGGGAAAGGCGAATcaggttgcagatgccttgagtagGAGACGCTTCGATGTAGAAGcagagaaaaatcaagaagcGTTGATTTACATGATGGGGACTTTGCATTTAAATGCATTGTCAAGAGAAGTTGAGCCATTGGTCTTAGGAGCAGTGGATCAAAAAGATATACTTAGTAGAATTAGTTTGGCTCAAGATAAGGACGAGGAATTTAAGGGTTGGGCGGAGAATAATAAGACAGAGTTCCAAACATCGAACAATGGTACCATGGTGGTGAATGGACGACTGTGTGTGCCGCATAGTAAGAAGATAAGGGAGGAAATTCTAAAGGAGGTGCAATAGTCTAAGTTCTCGATCCACCCTGCTTTGACCAAGATGTATCACGATCTTAAAAGATACTATCACTGGAAGGGAATGAAAAGAGATGTGGCCACGTGGGTTTCCAAGTGTAAAATCTGTCAACTCGTCAAAGCAGAGCATCAGGTGCCGAGTTGACTAGTCCAAAGTTTACCCTTGCTGGAATGGAAATGGGATCATGTAACGATGGAATTTGTGACCAGGTTGCCTATGAGTAAGCTTAAGCATGATGTGGTTTGGGTGGTGGTGGACAGATTGACCAAATCTGCACACTTCATCGCAATCGCGGAGACCGATGGTGTCGAAGTAATCGCGGTCAAAGACATCGAAGAGATTGACCGGCTGCACAGAGTGCCGGTGACGATTGTCTCAGACCGTGATACGCGGTTCACCTCGCATTTCTGGAAAGCTTTTCAAAAAGCATTAGGAACAAGAGTGAACCTAAGTACGACCTACCACCATAAACTGAGACGCTGATTCGCCAGTCTGAGAGAGCAATTCAAACACTCGAGGACATGTTGCGAGCTTGTGTATTGGATTAAGGGGGAGGTTGGAAAAAGTACTTAAACTTGGTAGAATTCGTGTACGACAATAACTACCAAGCTAGTATTGGAATGTTGCCTTATGAAGCGCTGTATGGTCGAGCATGTCGAATGCCGTTGTGCTGGACTCCGGTTGCGTAACAAGACGGCCGAAAAgttgaagtttttgaaaatCAGTTTGAACAAAGCCCAAAACCGCCAGAAAAGTTACGTCGGAAGGAGTTGGAGTTTGAAGTGGGCGACCTAGTGTATCTTATGGTGATGACCTATAAGGGAAAAGGGCGATTCACCAAGAGGAAAAAGTTGAGCCCAAGGTACGTTGGCCCGTACAAGGTGATCGAACGAGTAGGTGCGGTGGCGTACAAACTGGAGCTACCACCGAAGTTAGATGCCTCTCATCAGGTTTTCCATGTATCACAACTACGGAAATGCCTAAGTGAAGAGCATGAAGTGGTAGAGGATGTGCCACCTGAATTGCGAGAAAACCTGACGGTGGAAGCAACGCCTATTCGAATCATTGATCACATGGTAAAGGGAATGCGTAGGAAAAAGATTAACATGGTGAAGATCTTGTGGAGCTGCGATGGACGCGAATAAGCTACTTGGGAGACTGAAAACAAGTTAAAGGTTGATTATCCTAAATGGTTTAAGGAGATGGGTGAAGATCAACTTGATccggattcggggacgaatccctTTCAAGGGGGGAGACTTGTAACACCTgcgatcctgaataggatcgtaggcCGGGCCTTGGTTTGAGATGGTAGGGAGATTTCAGACAAGTCAGGAAGGAGCTACTTGTTAGCTCGGACTATGAGGGGAACACGTGCTAAGTAAGGAATCAACGATCGGTCATTTTTTTAGCTCACTACCTGTTACGGACAACTCTCGGCTAGCTTGGAGCAGCTCCCAACTAGGTACAgacagctcgaccagctgccgaCCAGATTCCAGCCAGTTAAGGTCAGCTCAGCCAGCTAgcgtcagctcgaccagctgccaaaGAGGTCAACCCAGCTCAGCCAGCTGGACGGTGGAGGACAGTGTGCAACTCAGCAGGGGAGCTTGTGGGCGTTCAGGATGGTGGGATACAGACTGGACAAGCACGGCCAAACGTGCATGACCAAACAGGAGCGAACGAACGGTTCTGTCGAATAGGTGCCTTTTGGGGCCTAGACATCGGCCAGAACCCTATATGATGTGAGCAACGGACCGGAAACGCGGCCAGGAACACTCGCACCAGACCCGGACACCAACGGAACACGTGTATCACCCACGGATCATGAGCTCGTCCAGGACTTCCAAGCAAAGGATCAACCACttcgtccaagaagaccaagaaatCGACTCGGCCAAGGCAACCATCAGCGAGACTGTCCGTACGGCCTTcgtccttacccaaggatgagggTGCCAAAGACGGTAGGATCATGActcatactctttttccttacttcgggtttttcccatgaggtttaccggagaaggttttaacgaggcgacgagtcctACCACACAATGCCACGTTTAACCCAAGGATGCATGCAACGCCGCATTTAACATCGGTGACGTGGCAATTCACACTCGCCTAAGGATGCAgcctttcttttgtctttttcctttaaactttgcgttttgattttatatagagtcttcccttgtgaacgttggaatagtgtgacgtgtgtggcCTTGTAAAAACCACATAGAGGGCGACGAGTTCACCGTCTGTGGAGACGCGTCAAGGGCAACGTGTGCGGACCATAGCGAGTCTGCGTGACACTATTTAAACTCCCAACGCCCCTAGCTTAGACtctttagacttgaatgaaatcataatttttccaaagagagaatctttgcttcttgtcTCAACCCTCTTTCTCGTAAcaaagtccgggacttggcttgaaagaaaccctagaaggatcGATCCGGGATCGCTCTTCTTCTAGTCAGCGTACGATGCTCACCACCGCTGGTGTACACCGCTGGTTCAGTCCATACCATCGTCACCGCACGATGTCCGATTCAGATCGTTAGTTGTGTCTCACTTCGACTCCATCATCCTCTAGAGAACCGAGATCAAGTTTCTTACTCGGTTCGCTAGCCACCGTCCGTACTCCCCGGTCTGTGTATCCGCTACCGCGTTCAGCCATCCGTACCATCGGTCTTACATCTCTCTCTGTTCTATTCCGTATTCTATATGTCCATTTTCCCTCAAAACTCGTCTCCATAACTCATCCTCTCTCTACTTTCATCCCACCTTCCTTTGTCCGAGAAAAGTACCTGTCTTTCCGCCCGTCCAACGACGTAGAACTCCGTCCGAGCCTCTAGGCCGTCCGGTGTTCACATCACTATATATACAGGGAACGCCATACATTCCAAAGATACCATCAGAAAcagaaaactcaacaaaaactCGAGAAAGAACAAGtataaaatagagaagaagGTTCCGAGATAGAGTACGGTACAGAACCAACCCTATGGGTTTTGAGGGATGGGGTAGCTGCATCTGCATAAGCATTTATAATGCTTTGTTTGGTTCGGTTGTTCGGAGAAAAGGGTGTGCAGATCAGAAGTGGATCGGGAACCACTAGGTTCACCGTGATACAACCGAACTGATGCACATGCTACCTCCCTACTGATCAGCGTACCACCTGGAGTGTCCATGTACGGACGGTATGGTCGGAGAAAAGTAAACACGGCTTGGAAGCAGGACCGGGATCTGTACAGATACCTTGGTACACCATCAAACTGATgcgcgggataactctctaccggcCAACTGTTGTACTGCACATATATTATGACTTAGCATCCATTGCATGACATCGTACGGCTTTGAACGACCTAAAGGAAATGTTATTGATGGCGACTTGGATTTCAGGAAAGGAGAGTGATAGTGGAAAGGGGACTGTTTAGGCGCGACACTCATGGCCAGGAAGATGATTGGTGGTGTTAAGGGTAGCTAGGATCGATTATACTGCTTGTACTAGCTTATATGCAAAAtcataagttgtatcgaatcctttgattattAATATAGTATATGAATGTTTGCCATACTCTAACTTTATATCATATAGACTCTAAGTATTGAATCTCAAAATGAGCGAATGAACTTTGTTTAAAGAATGAACCATGAAATATGACTAAGTAGC
The sequence above is drawn from the Camelina sativa cultivar DH55 chromosome 4, Cs, whole genome shotgun sequence genome and encodes:
- the LOC104783404 gene encoding uncharacterized protein LOC104783404 codes for the protein MTYKGKGRFTKRKKLSPRYVGPYKVIERVGAVAYKLELPPKLDASHQVFHVSQLRKCLSEEHEVVEDVPPELRENLTVEATPIRIIDHMVKGMRRKKINMVKILWSCDGRE